One stretch of Humidesulfovibrio mexicanus DNA includes these proteins:
- a CDS encoding Com family DNA-binding transcriptional regulator, whose product MQEIRCGKCNRLLAKGEALDLAIKCPRCGAINHVRDKIPDTEGQGASNKEAPHGRTQKAAPPSGGRTRS is encoded by the coding sequence ATGCAGGAGATTAGATGCGGCAAGTGTAACAGGTTGCTGGCCAAGGGCGAGGCGTTGGACCTCGCCATCAAGTGCCCCAGATGCGGGGCGATCAATCATGTGAGGGACAAGATCCCCGACACTGAAGGCCAGGGAGCCTCGAACAAGGAGGCTCCCCATGGCCGAACCCAAAAAGCTGCCCCCCCTTCCGGCGGGCGCACCCGGTCATAA